In one Stenotrophomonas maltophilia genomic region, the following are encoded:
- a CDS encoding efflux RND transporter permease subunit — MGFSTIFIRRPIATSLLMAGLLLLGILGYRKLPVSALPEIDAPSLVVTTQYPGANATTMASLVTTPLERQFGQISGLDLMTSDSSAGLSTIILQFSMDRDIDIAAQDVQAAIRQATLPSSLPYQPVYNRVNPADAAIVTLKLTSDTRPLREVNNYADSILAQRLSQVQGVGLVSIAGNVRPAVRIQVNPAQLSNMGLTLEELRSALTQANVNAPKGSLNGKTQSYSIGTNDQLSSAAEYRDTIISYKNGRPVRLSDVAAVVDGVENDQLAAWADGKPAVLLEVRRQPGANIVQTVERIRAILPQLQGVLPADVHLEIFNDRTETIRASVHEVQFTLVLTIGLVVAVIFVFLRRLWATIIPSVAVPLSLAGTFAVMAFTGMSLDNLSLMALVVATGFVVDDAIVMIENIVRYIEQGKSGKEAAEIGARQIGFTVLSLTVSLVAVFLPLLLMPGVTGRLFHEFAWVLSIAVVLSMLISLTLTPMMCAYLLKPDALPEGEDAHERAHAAGKQTVWSRTVGLYERSLDWVLDHQRLTLAVAGGALVLTVLLYVLIPKGLLPEQDTGLITGVVQADQNIAFPQMEQRTRQVAEALRKDPDVTGVSAFIGAGSMNPTLNQGQLSIVLKKRSQRDGLDRILPRLQEAVAGIPGVALYLKPVQDVTLDTRVAATEYQYSLSDVDAATVATQATRLTEALRQRPELADVDNNLSNQGRALQLTIDRDKASVLGVPMQTIDDTLYDAFGQRQISTIFTELNQYRVVLEVAPEFRTSTALMEQLAVASNGAGALTGTNATSFGQVTSSNSSTATGIGAQNTGITVGAGNIIPLSALAEGQVTSAPLVVSHQQQLPAVTVSFNVAPGYSLSEAVRAIQETKDSLDMPAHLHAEFIGKAAEFTGSQTDVVWLLLASLVVIYIVLGVLYESYIHPITIISTLPPAGVGALLALMLCGLSLSVDGIVGIVLLIGIVKKNGIMMVDFAIEARRAGANAHEAIRRACLLRFRPIMMTTAAAMLGALPLALGTGIGSELRRPLGIAIVGGLLLSQLVTLYTTPVIYLYMERFSEWLARRREQRALREGTLQEPQA, encoded by the coding sequence GTGGGTTTTTCGACGATCTTCATCCGCCGCCCGATCGCCACCTCGCTGCTGATGGCGGGCCTGTTGCTGCTGGGCATTCTCGGTTATCGCAAGCTGCCGGTGTCGGCACTGCCGGAAATCGATGCGCCCAGCCTGGTGGTCACCACCCAGTACCCGGGTGCCAATGCCACCACGATGGCCTCGCTGGTCACCACCCCGCTGGAGCGGCAGTTCGGCCAGATCTCCGGCCTGGACCTGATGACGTCCGATTCGTCGGCCGGGCTGTCGACGATCATCCTGCAGTTCTCGATGGACCGCGACATCGATATCGCCGCGCAGGACGTGCAGGCGGCGATCCGCCAGGCCACCCTGCCCTCGTCGCTGCCCTACCAGCCGGTCTACAACCGGGTGAACCCCGCCGATGCGGCCATCGTCACCCTGAAGCTCACCTCGGACACGCGCCCGCTGCGGGAGGTCAACAACTACGCCGATTCGATCCTGGCCCAGCGCCTGTCGCAGGTGCAGGGCGTGGGCCTGGTGTCGATCGCCGGCAATGTCCGCCCGGCGGTGCGCATCCAGGTCAATCCGGCGCAGCTGTCGAACATGGGCCTGACCCTGGAAGAACTGCGCAGCGCGCTCACCCAGGCCAACGTCAATGCGCCGAAGGGCTCGCTGAACGGCAAGACGCAGTCCTACAGCATCGGCACCAATGACCAGCTGTCCAGTGCCGCCGAATACCGCGACACCATCATCAGCTACAAGAACGGCCGCCCGGTGCGGCTGTCGGACGTGGCCGCGGTGGTGGACGGCGTGGAGAACGACCAGCTTGCCGCATGGGCCGACGGCAAGCCGGCTGTCCTTCTCGAAGTGCGCCGCCAGCCGGGCGCCAACATCGTGCAGACCGTCGAGCGCATCCGCGCGATCCTGCCGCAGTTGCAGGGCGTGCTGCCGGCCGACGTGCATCTGGAGATCTTCAACGACCGTACCGAGACCATCCGCGCCTCCGTGCACGAAGTGCAGTTCACCCTGGTACTGACCATCGGCCTGGTCGTGGCGGTGATCTTCGTGTTCCTGCGCCGCCTGTGGGCCACGATCATTCCTTCGGTGGCGGTACCGTTGTCGCTGGCCGGCACGTTCGCGGTGATGGCGTTCACCGGCATGTCGCTGGACAACCTTTCGCTGATGGCACTGGTGGTCGCCACCGGCTTCGTTGTCGACGATGCCATCGTCATGATCGAGAACATCGTCCGTTACATCGAGCAGGGCAAGAGCGGCAAGGAAGCGGCCGAGATCGGTGCGCGCCAGATCGGCTTCACCGTGCTGTCGCTGACGGTATCGCTGGTGGCAGTGTTCCTGCCGCTGCTGCTGATGCCCGGCGTCACCGGCCGCCTGTTCCATGAGTTCGCCTGGGTGCTGAGCATCGCGGTCGTGCTGTCGATGCTGATCTCGCTGACGCTCACCCCGATGATGTGCGCCTACCTGCTCAAGCCCGACGCGCTGCCGGAAGGCGAGGACGCGCATGAACGGGCGCACGCGGCCGGCAAGCAGACCGTGTGGAGCCGCACCGTCGGCCTGTATGAGCGCAGCCTGGACTGGGTGCTGGACCACCAGCGCCTGACCCTGGCCGTGGCCGGCGGCGCCCTTGTGCTGACCGTTCTGCTGTACGTGCTGATTCCCAAGGGCCTGCTGCCCGAGCAGGACACCGGCCTGATCACCGGCGTGGTGCAGGCCGACCAGAACATCGCGTTCCCGCAGATGGAGCAGCGCACCCGGCAGGTGGCCGAAGCGCTGCGCAAGGATCCGGATGTGACTGGCGTGTCGGCTTTCATCGGCGCTGGCAGCATGAACCCCACGCTCAACCAGGGCCAGTTGTCGATCGTGCTGAAGAAGCGCAGCCAGCGTGATGGGCTGGACCGGATCCTGCCGCGCCTGCAGGAGGCCGTCGCCGGGATTCCCGGCGTAGCGTTGTATCTGAAGCCGGTGCAGGACGTCACCCTCGACACCCGCGTGGCCGCGACCGAGTACCAGTACTCCCTGTCGGACGTGGACGCGGCCACCGTCGCCACCCAGGCCACGCGCCTGACCGAGGCCCTGCGCCAGCGGCCGGAGCTGGCCGACGTGGACAACAACCTGTCCAACCAGGGCCGTGCCCTGCAGCTGACGATCGATCGTGACAAGGCCAGCGTGCTGGGCGTGCCGATGCAGACCATCGACGACACGCTCTACGATGCGTTCGGCCAGCGCCAGATCTCGACCATCTTCACCGAGCTCAACCAGTACCGCGTGGTGCTGGAAGTGGCACCGGAGTTCCGCACCAGCACCGCGCTGATGGAGCAGCTGGCGGTGGCCTCCAACGGTGCTGGCGCGCTGACCGGCACCAACGCCACCAGCTTCGGCCAGGTCACCTCCTCCAACTCCTCCACGGCCACCGGCATCGGCGCGCAGAACACCGGCATCACGGTCGGTGCCGGCAACATCATTCCGTTGTCGGCGCTGGCCGAAGGCCAGGTGACCAGCGCGCCGCTGGTGGTCAGCCACCAGCAGCAGCTGCCGGCCGTGACCGTCTCGTTCAACGTCGCGCCGGGCTATTCGCTGTCCGAAGCGGTACGCGCGATCCAGGAGACCAAGGACAGTCTGGACATGCCCGCGCACCTGCATGCCGAGTTCATCGGCAAGGCCGCCGAGTTCACCGGCAGCCAGACCGATGTGGTGTGGCTGCTGCTGGCCTCGCTGGTGGTCATCTACATCGTGCTGGGCGTGCTGTACGAGAGCTACATCCATCCGATCACGATCATCTCGACCCTCCCGCCGGCAGGCGTCGGCGCGCTGCTGGCGCTGATGCTGTGTGGCCTGAGCCTGTCGGTGGACGGCATCGTCGGCATCGTGCTGCTGATCGGCATCGTCAAGAAGAACGGCATCATGATGGTGGACTTCGCGATCGAAGCACGCCGCGCCGGTGCCAACGCGCATGA